A stretch of Candidatus Sphingomonas phytovorans DNA encodes these proteins:
- a CDS encoding efflux transporter outer membrane subunit: MFRKRILLLLTVALPLQACVVGPDYAPPVPGALGVPGGYSTPAPQGQSADLLAWWTSFNDPLLTSIVDRARGGNLDIAQAVSRLRQARESLVQARTQRLPTVTGSAGYRRNGFDTIGARDNLSVGADASYQVDLFGGVSRSIEASRASYAGSGYDLATVQTSIAAEAARNYILARQAQASLAIARGSLGIQDDNLEIAGFRVQAGLVSSLDAEQSRTQRAQTAATIPSLEQNYQSAVNRLGVLTGQAPGALKAELEATAPIPAGPASIAVGIPADTLRQRPDVRAAERRLAAATAQIGVTEAQLYPALGITGNIGTAAASFGGLADIVTGSLFASLSQLIFDGGRVRSQVRAQRAAAEGALAAYKQTVLTALEDVENALTALQSAKDRQAQFAIALDAAANSAILSRSQYRAGLTDITTLNTNESALLSAQNGLSNARADQAQALVQLYLALGGGWDSNAVPQAPAAQLPRE, encoded by the coding sequence ATGTTTCGCAAGCGCATCCTTCTGCTGCTCACTGTCGCCCTGCCGCTCCAGGCGTGCGTGGTCGGGCCGGACTACGCCCCGCCCGTGCCCGGCGCGCTGGGGGTGCCCGGGGGCTATTCGACCCCGGCGCCGCAGGGCCAGTCGGCGGATCTTTTGGCCTGGTGGACCAGCTTCAATGATCCGCTGCTGACCTCGATCGTCGACCGCGCGCGCGGCGGCAACCTGGATATCGCCCAGGCCGTGTCGCGGCTGCGCCAGGCGCGCGAATCCCTCGTTCAGGCGCGCACCCAGCGGTTGCCGACGGTGACCGGATCGGCTGGCTATCGCCGCAATGGGTTCGACACGATCGGCGCGCGGGACAATTTGTCGGTCGGCGCCGACGCTTCCTATCAGGTCGATCTGTTCGGCGGCGTCAGCCGCTCGATCGAGGCGTCGCGCGCCAGCTATGCGGGCAGCGGCTACGATCTTGCGACGGTGCAGACATCGATCGCGGCGGAGGCGGCGCGGAACTATATCCTTGCCCGGCAAGCCCAGGCGAGCCTTGCCATCGCGCGGGGCTCGCTCGGCATCCAGGACGACAATCTCGAGATCGCTGGTTTCCGCGTGCAGGCGGGACTGGTCTCGTCGCTCGACGCCGAACAGTCGCGCACGCAGCGCGCGCAGACGGCGGCGACCATCCCATCGCTCGAGCAGAATTACCAGTCGGCGGTGAACCGGCTCGGCGTGCTGACCGGCCAGGCGCCGGGTGCGCTCAAGGCTGAGCTTGAGGCGACTGCGCCGATCCCCGCCGGTCCGGCCTCGATCGCGGTCGGCATCCCGGCCGATACGCTGCGCCAGCGTCCCGACGTGCGGGCGGCGGAGCGCCGCCTCGCCGCCGCCACCGCGCAGATCGGCGTGACCGAGGCGCAGCTTTACCCCGCGCTCGGCATCACCGGGAATATCGGCACCGCCGCCGCCTCGTTCGGCGGCCTCGCCGATATCGTCACCGGCAGCCTGTTCGCCAGCCTGAGCCAACTGATCTTCGACGGCGGGCGCGTTCGCTCGCAGGTCCGCGCGCAGCGGGCGGCGGCCGAGGGCGCGCTGGCCGCCTATAAGCAGACGGTGCTCACCGCGCTCGAGGATGTCGAGAATGCGCTGACCGCGCTCCAGTCGGCGAAGGATCGGCAGGCGCAGTTCGCCATCGCGCTCGACGCAGCAGCCAACAGCGCGATCCTGTCGCGCAGCCAATATCGTGCCGGGCTGACCGACATCACCACGCTCAACACGAATGAAAGCGCCCTGCTCTCAGCGCAGAACGGGCTTTCCAACGCCAGGGCCGATCAGGCCCAGGCGCTCGTCCAGCTCTATCTCGCCCTTGGCGGCGGCTGGGACAGCAATGCTGTTCCCCAGGCGCCAGCGGCGCAACTTCCCCGGGAATGA
- a CDS encoding acetyl/propionyl/methylcrotonyl-CoA carboxylase subunit alpha encodes MMFKKILVANRGEIACRVMRTAKKMGIATVAVYSDADARSPHVLMADEAVRLGPPPAGESYLLADLILLAAKQTGADCIHPGYGFLSERESFAKACAEAGIAFVGPPPKAIAAMGDKIESKKLARAAGVNVVPGFLGEIDDTEHAVRIASEIGYPVMMKASAGGGGKGMRLAYSEQDVREGFEATKREGLASFGDDRVFIEKFIESPRHIEIQVMGDQHGNIVYLGERECSIQRRHQKVVEEAPSPFVTPEMRKAMGEQAVALARAVGYYSAGTVELIVSGADKTGQGFYFLEMNTRLQVEHPVTECITGLDLVELMIRVAAGEPLGFTQDDVTLTGWAIENRVYAEDPYRGFLPSIGRLVRYDPPEDARPAYGPVATDGDAYVRVDDGVREGGEVSMFYDPMIAKLITWAPTREEAIDTQIAALDAFEIEGPGNNLDFVSALMQHPRFREGALTTGFIAEEYPDGFHGAPASRDLVRSLAAIAAFAATAEADRARRIDGQLGRRLQPPSDWVVKIGDADHAVAISTDGIIVDGEELDIALEYTPGDRVIEAEIGDALLIVKIVRASAGFRLTTRGASHRARVLPAHVAPFAKHLIEKIPPDLSKFLLAPMPGLLMRLDVAAGDKVEAGQPLAVVEAMKMENILRAEKSGTVKSINAAPGDSLAVDAVILEME; translated from the coding sequence CTGATGTTCAAGAAAATCCTGGTCGCCAATCGCGGCGAGATCGCCTGCCGCGTCATGCGCACCGCCAAGAAGATGGGGATCGCGACGGTCGCCGTCTATTCCGATGCCGATGCCCGCAGCCCGCATGTGCTGATGGCGGACGAGGCGGTGCGGCTCGGGCCGCCGCCGGCTGGCGAGAGCTATCTGCTAGCCGACCTGATCCTGCTCGCCGCGAAGCAGACCGGTGCCGACTGCATCCACCCCGGCTACGGTTTCCTGTCGGAGCGCGAGAGCTTCGCGAAGGCCTGTGCCGAGGCTGGTATCGCCTTTGTCGGCCCACCGCCCAAGGCAATCGCCGCGATGGGCGACAAGATCGAATCCAAGAAGCTGGCCAGGGCCGCGGGCGTCAACGTCGTGCCCGGCTTCCTCGGCGAGATCGACGATACCGAGCATGCGGTGCGCATCGCGTCGGAGATCGGCTATCCGGTGATGATGAAGGCCTCGGCCGGCGGCGGCGGCAAGGGTATGCGGCTTGCCTATTCGGAGCAGGATGTCCGCGAGGGTTTCGAGGCGACCAAGCGGGAAGGACTTGCGTCCTTCGGGGACGACCGCGTGTTCATCGAGAAGTTCATCGAGAGCCCGCGCCACATCGAAATCCAGGTGATGGGCGACCAGCACGGGAACATCGTCTATCTCGGCGAGCGCGAATGCTCGATCCAGCGCCGCCACCAGAAGGTCGTGGAAGAAGCGCCGTCGCCCTTCGTCACGCCCGAGATGCGAAAGGCGATGGGCGAGCAGGCCGTCGCGCTGGCCCGCGCGGTCGGCTATTATTCCGCCGGCACGGTCGAACTGATCGTCTCCGGCGCCGACAAGACCGGCCAGGGTTTCTACTTCCTGGAAATGAACACCCGGCTCCAGGTCGAGCACCCCGTCACCGAATGCATCACCGGCCTCGACCTGGTCGAGCTGATGATCCGAGTCGCGGCGGGCGAGCCGCTCGGTTTCACCCAGGACGATGTGACGCTCACTGGCTGGGCGATCGAGAACCGGGTCTATGCCGAGGACCCCTATCGCGGCTTCCTGCCGTCGATCGGGCGTCTGGTGCGCTATGATCCGCCCGAGGATGCGCGGCCTGCCTATGGCCCGGTCGCGACCGACGGCGACGCCTATGTCCGCGTCGATGACGGCGTGCGCGAGGGCGGCGAGGTCTCGATGTTCTACGACCCGATGATCGCCAAGCTGATCACCTGGGCGCCGACGCGCGAGGAGGCGATCGACACGCAGATCGCCGCGCTCGATGCGTTCGAGATCGAGGGGCCGGGCAACAATCTCGATTTCGTCTCTGCGCTGATGCAGCATCCGCGTTTCCGCGAAGGCGCGCTGACCACCGGCTTCATCGCCGAGGAATATCCCGACGGCTTCCACGGGGCGCCGGCATCGCGGGATCTGGTCCGCAGCCTTGCCGCGATCGCTGCCTTCGCCGCGACCGCCGAAGCCGATCGCGCACGGCGCATCGACGGACAACTCGGCAGGCGCCTTCAGCCGCCGTCCGACTGGGTGGTGAAGATCGGCGATGCCGACCATGCGGTGGCGATCTCGACCGACGGCATCATCGTCGATGGCGAGGAGCTTGACATCGCGCTCGAATATACGCCGGGCGACCGCGTGATCGAGGCGGAGATCGGTGACGCGCTGCTGATCGTGAAGATCGTCCGTGCCAGCGCCGGTTTCCGCCTGACCACGCGCGGCGCCTCGCATCGTGCCCGCGTGCTCCCAGCGCATGTCGCGCCCTTCGCGAAGCATCTGATCGAGAAGATCCCGCCCGACCTGTCGAAATTCCTGCTCGCGCCGATGCCGGGGCTGCTGATGCGGCTCGACGTCGCGGCCGGCGACAAGGTCGAGGCGGGCCAGCCGCTCGCCGTGGTCGAGGCGATGAAGATGGAGAATATCCTGCGCGCCGAGAAGAGCGGCACGGTCAAGTCGATCAACGCGGCGCCGGGTGACAGCCTGGCGGTGGACGCCGTGATCCTGGAGATGGAATAG
- a CDS encoding lysozyme inhibitor LprI family protein, with the protein MLLTIALLVAAPQTQTQMTQSAGTAYARADAEMTRVWRATLAYMKGRDAQNGSRGGGFGYAAALLESQRAWLKFRDTECVIEGGEFAGGSMQSMTVAGCRTRLTSERTAQLKSLMWRG; encoded by the coding sequence ATGCTGCTGACCATCGCGCTCCTCGTCGCGGCCCCGCAGACCCAGACGCAGATGACTCAGTCGGCGGGGACTGCCTATGCTCGGGCTGATGCCGAGATGACCCGCGTCTGGCGAGCGACCCTCGCTTATATGAAGGGCCGGGACGCGCAGAACGGCTCGCGCGGCGGTGGCTTCGGCTATGCCGCGGCGCTTCTCGAAAGCCAGCGTGCCTGGCTGAAATTCCGCGACACCGAATGCGTCATCGAGGGCGGCGAGTTCGCCGGCGGATCGATGCAATCGATGACGGTCGCGGGCTGCCGGACACGGCTGACCTCGGAGCGCACGGCGCAACTCAAGTCGCTGATGTGGCGAGGGTGA
- the bioB gene encoding biotin synthase BioB, with product MSDTFELPSRLREGPGVGSRDPQTEDSLKPGAHPPAPSRKREGEPLRTDWTRQEIAALFDLPFTELVFRAAEVHRAHHAAGEVQLCTLLSIKTGGCPEDCGYCSQSASADSELKAEKLMEVQAVLAAAAEAKAAGSQRFCMGAAWRNPKDRDMGAVVAMVEGVKAMGLETCMTLGMLEPHQAHQLARAGLDYYNHNIDTSPEHYGDIITTRTFQDRLDTLETVRQAGINVCSGGIVGMGETRADRVGFVHALATLPRHPESVPVNALVPVKGTVLGNMLADTPLAKIDDIEFVRTVAVARITMPLSMVRLSAGRESMSDATQALCFMAGANSIFTGEKLLTTGNAGGGADVALFAKLGLVPMEGEEPMRKEKTCC from the coding sequence ATGAGTGACACTTTTGAACTCCCCTCCCGCTTGCGGGAGGGGCCGGGGGTGGGCTCGCGCGATCCTCAGACGGAAGATTCGTTGAAGCCGGGCGCCCACCCCCCAGCCCCCTCCCGCAAGCGGGAGGGGGAGCCGCTTCGTACCGACTGGACCCGCCAGGAAATCGCGGCGCTGTTCGATCTCCCCTTCACCGAGCTCGTCTTTCGCGCGGCGGAGGTGCACCGCGCGCATCATGCGGCGGGCGAGGTGCAGCTCTGCACATTGCTGTCGATCAAGACCGGCGGCTGTCCCGAGGATTGCGGCTATTGCTCTCAGTCGGCCTCGGCCGATTCCGAGCTCAAGGCCGAAAAGCTGATGGAGGTCCAGGCGGTCCTCGCCGCCGCCGCCGAGGCCAAGGCAGCGGGCTCGCAGCGTTTCTGCATGGGTGCGGCGTGGCGCAACCCGAAGGACCGCGACATGGGCGCGGTCGTCGCGATGGTCGAGGGCGTGAAGGCGATGGGCCTCGAGACATGCATGACGCTTGGCATGCTGGAGCCGCACCAGGCGCACCAGCTCGCCAGGGCAGGGCTCGATTACTACAATCACAATATCGATACCTCGCCCGAACATTATGGCGACATCATCACGACGCGGACCTTCCAGGACCGGCTCGATACGCTGGAGACCGTGCGCCAGGCCGGCATCAATGTCTGCTCCGGCGGCATCGTCGGCATGGGCGAGACCCGCGCCGACCGGGTCGGCTTCGTGCATGCGCTGGCGACCCTGCCACGCCATCCGGAGAGCGTGCCGGTCAATGCTCTGGTCCCGGTCAAGGGCACGGTGCTGGGCAACATGCTTGCCGACACGCCGCTGGCGAAGATCGACGATATCGAGTTCGTCCGCACCGTCGCGGTAGCGCGCATCACCATGCCGTTGTCGATGGTCCGCCTCTCGGCCGGGCGCGAGAGCATGAGCGACGCGACCCAGGCGCTCTGTTTCATGGCGGGCGCCAACTCGATCTTCACCGGCGAGAAGCTGCTGACCACCGGCAATGCCGGCGGCGGTGCTGATGTTGCACTGTTCGCCAAGCTCGGCCTCGTGCCGATGGAGGGCGAGGAGCCGATGCGGAAGGAAAAGACATGCTGCTGA
- a CDS encoding enoyl-CoA hydratase-related protein, translating to MAYEHILSERRGDVLVLTLNRPERLNAAPPAMFDELRDALGALDGARAVLFAGAGRAFCSGADVAGGALGSDNPGEATYQALTNHYNRTIEAVADLGVPVVSAVRGPAAGIGCSLALAADFCVASETAYFLQAFVNIGLVPDGGASWMLPRLIGKARATEMMMLGERVPAAKALDWGMIHKVTADDALDAEVFALAERLAAGPTVALGLMRRGLAHALEVDYATAMLREAENQRAARGSADSMEGGIAFLQKRKPEFRGA from the coding sequence ATGGCCTATGAGCATATCCTGAGCGAGCGGCGCGGCGACGTTCTTGTCCTGACGCTCAACCGGCCGGAACGTCTCAACGCGGCACCCCCGGCGATGTTCGACGAACTGCGCGATGCGCTTGGCGCGCTCGACGGGGCGCGGGCGGTGCTGTTCGCGGGGGCGGGCCGGGCCTTCTGCTCGGGCGCCGACGTCGCGGGTGGCGCGCTGGGGTCCGACAATCCGGGCGAGGCGACCTATCAGGCGCTGACCAACCATTATAACCGGACGATCGAGGCGGTCGCCGATCTCGGCGTGCCGGTGGTCAGCGCGGTGCGCGGGCCGGCGGCGGGGATCGGGTGCAGCCTGGCGCTCGCCGCCGATTTCTGCGTGGCGAGCGAGACCGCCTATTTCCTCCAGGCCTTCGTCAATATCGGGCTCGTGCCCGATGGCGGCGCAAGCTGGATGCTGCCCCGGCTGATCGGCAAGGCCCGCGCGACCGAGATGATGATGCTCGGCGAGCGGGTTCCCGCGGCAAAGGCGCTCGACTGGGGCATGATCCACAAGGTTACGGCTGATGACGCACTCGATGCCGAGGTGTTCGCGCTGGCGGAGCGGCTTGCGGCGGGGCCGACGGTCGCGCTCGGCCTGATGCGGCGCGGCCTCGCCCATGCGCTCGAGGTCGATTACGCCACTGCAATGCTGCGCGAGGCGGAGAACCAGCGCGCGGCGCGCGGATCGGCGGATTCGATGGAGGGCGGCATCGCCTTCCTGCAGAAGCGCAAGCCCGAGTTCCGGGGCGCGTGA
- the mce gene encoding methylmalonyl-CoA epimerase, producing MIIGRLNHVGVATPSIADAIPFYRDVMGATRIHEPFDLPAQGVKVCFVDTPNTQIELIEPYDATSPINGFLAKNPAGGQHHLCYEVPDIHEAKAWFEAKGARVLGEPRIGAHGTPIFFVHPKDMGGVLTEIMETPRGEGSH from the coding sequence ATGATCATCGGTCGCCTCAACCATGTCGGCGTGGCGACGCCGTCGATCGCCGACGCGATCCCCTTTTATCGCGACGTGATGGGGGCGACCAGGATCCACGAGCCGTTCGATCTGCCTGCGCAGGGTGTGAAGGTGTGTTTCGTCGACACGCCTAACACGCAGATCGAACTGATCGAGCCATATGACGCGACGTCGCCGATCAACGGCTTCCTCGCCAAGAATCCGGCCGGCGGGCAGCACCATCTCTGCTACGAAGTGCCCGACATCCACGAGGCAAAGGCCTGGTTCGAGGCCAAAGGCGCGCGCGTGCTGGGCGAGCCGCGCATTGGCGCGCACGGCACGCCGATTTTCTTCGTCCACCCGAAGGATATGGGCGGGGTGCTGACCGAGATCATGGAAACGCCCAGGGGCGAGGGGAGCCACTAA
- a CDS encoding acyl-CoA carboxylase subunit beta: MSSTIEELERRREAARMGGGEKRIAAQHARGKLTARERLQVLLDEGSFEELDMYVEHNCVDFGMPDQVIPGDGVVTGSGTINGRLVFVYSQDFTVFGGSLSERHAQKICKIMDMAMKVGAPVIGLNDSGGARIQEGVASLGGYAEVFQRNVLASGVVPQISLIMGPCAGGAVYSPAMTDFIFMVKDSSYMFVTGPDVVKTVTNEIVTQEELGGAVTHTTRSGVADIAFDDDIEALRAARDFVDFLPASNREAVPERPCSDPWDRIENSLDTLVPASANQPYDMHELIRKTVDEGDFFEVQPTHAGNIIIGFGRIEGRTVGVVANQPMVLAGCLDINSSKKAARFVRFCDAFEIPIVTFVDVPGFLPGTAQELNGIIKHGAKLLFAYAEATVPKITVITRKAYGGAYDVMASKHLRGDLNYAWPTAEIAVMGAKGAVEIIFRGKSPEEIAARTAEYEARFANPFVAASKGFIDEVIQPHSTRRRIALGLRKLRGKSIENPWKKHDNIPL, translated from the coding sequence ATGTCGTCGACGATCGAGGAGCTTGAGCGCCGTCGCGAGGCCGCCCGCATGGGCGGCGGCGAGAAGCGGATCGCGGCGCAGCATGCACGGGGCAAACTCACCGCGCGCGAGCGGCTGCAGGTTCTGCTCGACGAGGGGTCGTTCGAGGAGCTCGACATGTATGTCGAGCATAATTGCGTCGATTTCGGCATGCCCGACCAGGTCATTCCCGGCGACGGTGTGGTGACCGGCTCGGGCACGATCAATGGCCGGCTGGTCTTCGTCTACAGCCAGGATTTCACCGTGTTCGGCGGGTCGCTCAGCGAGCGGCATGCGCAGAAGATCTGCAAGATCATGGACATGGCGATGAAGGTCGGCGCGCCGGTGATCGGCCTGAACGATTCGGGCGGCGCGCGAATCCAGGAAGGCGTCGCCTCGCTCGGCGGCTATGCCGAGGTGTTCCAGCGCAACGTGCTGGCCAGTGGCGTCGTGCCGCAGATCTCGCTGATCATGGGGCCTTGCGCCGGCGGCGCGGTGTACAGTCCGGCCATGACCGACTTCATCTTCATGGTGAAGGACAGTTCCTACATGTTCGTCACTGGGCCGGATGTCGTGAAGACAGTGACCAACGAGATCGTCACGCAGGAGGAACTGGGTGGCGCGGTGACTCATACCACCAGGTCGGGCGTCGCCGACATCGCCTTTGATGACGATATCGAGGCGTTGCGCGCGGCCCGCGACTTCGTCGATTTCCTGCCAGCCTCCAATCGCGAGGCGGTGCCTGAACGGCCTTGCTCCGATCCGTGGGACCGGATCGAGAACAGCCTCGACACGCTGGTGCCCGCCTCGGCCAACCAGCCCTATGACATGCACGAGCTGATCCGGAAGACGGTCGACGAGGGCGATTTCTTCGAAGTCCAGCCGACTCATGCCGGAAACATCATCATCGGTTTCGGCCGGATCGAGGGCCGCACCGTCGGCGTGGTCGCCAACCAGCCGATGGTGCTGGCCGGCTGCCTCGATATCAATTCATCCAAGAAGGCTGCGCGCTTCGTGCGCTTCTGCGACGCGTTCGAGATCCCGATCGTCACTTTCGTCGATGTGCCGGGCTTCCTGCCGGGGACGGCGCAGGAACTGAACGGCATCATCAAGCACGGCGCGAAGCTGCTCTTCGCCTATGCCGAGGCGACCGTGCCCAAGATCACCGTTATCACGCGCAAGGCCTATGGCGGCGCCTATGACGTCATGGCGTCGAAGCATCTGCGCGGCGACCTCAACTATGCCTGGCCGACCGCCGAGATCGCGGTGATGGGCGCGAAGGGCGCGGTCGAGATCATCTTCCGCGGGAAGAGCCCGGAAGAGATCGCCGCGCGCACCGCCGAATATGAGGCACGGTTCGCCAACCCGTTCGTGGCGGCGTCGAAGGGGTTCATCGACGAGGTGATCCAGCCGCATTCGACCCGCCGCCGGATCGCGCTCGGCCTGCGCAAGCTGCGTGGCAAGAGCATCGAGAATCCGTGGAAGAAGCACGACAACATACCGCTTTGA
- a CDS encoding short-chain fatty acyl-CoA regulator family protein, giving the protein MPRTPRLYAGEQLRALRRSAGLNQAAMAARLGISVSYLSQLESGDRPLTPSVTAALRRRHPGALIESEAPAMRLSGLAAALADPLLPPAPPPEAIERLAEERPEIADRIITLHAAVRAAEERLQMVEESMTSGISGAGARMPWEAVRDWFHFAGNYVDPLDRAAESLAEELGPDETAFIARLATHGIAIVAAPDEAAPLRALDRQRGTLSLNGAMPPESRRFLIAHQLVAIEFAGTIQEIVDGASVSSSEARNLLRIGLANYAAGALTMPYGRFRSTARQMRHDIDRLCRRFGVSFEQACHRLSTLQRSGAEGIPFYFCRVDMAGNITKRHSATRLQFARFGGACPLWIVHEAVAIPDRIVVQHAETPDGVRYVSMAKGLVKPSGSFTRSPRRYAVTLGCEAEHAADFVYADALDRTAPPIPIGISCRLCPRDDCDQRAFPPADRDIAVDPDLRGTVPYRVV; this is encoded by the coding sequence ATGCCCCGCACCCCGCGCCTCTATGCCGGAGAACAGCTCCGCGCCCTTCGGCGGAGCGCCGGGCTCAACCAGGCGGCGATGGCGGCGCGGCTCGGCATTTCGGTCAGCTATCTTTCACAGCTCGAAAGCGGCGATCGCCCCCTCACCCCCTCGGTGACCGCCGCCCTGCGCCGCCGCCACCCCGGCGCGCTGATCGAAAGCGAGGCGCCGGCCATGCGCCTGAGCGGCCTGGCCGCGGCACTGGCCGACCCGCTCCTTCCCCCGGCACCACCGCCCGAGGCGATCGAGCGGCTCGCCGAGGAACGGCCCGAGATCGCCGACCGGATCATCACGCTGCACGCCGCCGTCCGCGCCGCCGAGGAGCGGCTTCAGATGGTCGAGGAGAGCATGACCTCGGGCATCTCCGGCGCGGGGGCCCGCATGCCGTGGGAGGCGGTGCGCGACTGGTTCCATTTCGCCGGCAACTATGTCGATCCGCTCGACCGCGCGGCCGAATCGCTGGCGGAGGAACTGGGGCCCGACGAGACGGCGTTCATCGCACGGCTCGCCACCCACGGCATCGCCATCGTCGCGGCGCCCGACGAGGCGGCGCCGCTCCGCGCGCTCGACCGGCAGCGCGGCACGTTGTCGCTCAACGGCGCGATGCCGCCCGAGAGCCGCCGCTTCCTGATCGCGCACCAGCTCGTCGCGATCGAGTTCGCCGGCACGATCCAGGAGATCGTCGACGGCGCGTCGGTATCAAGTTCGGAGGCGCGCAACCTGCTGCGCATCGGCCTTGCCAATTATGCCGCCGGCGCGCTCACCATGCCCTATGGCCGCTTTCGCTCCACCGCGCGCCAGATGCGCCACGATATCGACCGCCTGTGCCGCCGCTTCGGCGTCAGTTTCGAACAGGCCTGCCACCGCCTCTCCACGTTGCAGCGCTCGGGGGCCGAGGGGATCCCCTTCTATTTCTGCCGGGTCGACATGGCCGGCAACATCACCAAGCGGCATTCGGCGACACGACTGCAATTCGCCCGCTTCGGCGGCGCCTGCCCGTTGTGGATCGTGCACGAAGCAGTCGCCATCCCCGACCGGATCGTGGTGCAGCATGCCGAGACGCCCGACGGCGTGCGCTATGTCTCGATGGCGAAGGGCCTGGTGAAGCCATCGGGCAGCTTCACCCGCAGCCCGCGCCGCTACGCAGTAACGCTCGGCTGCGAAGCGGAGCATGCCGCCGACTTCGTCTATGCCGATGCGCTCGACCGGACGGCGCCACCGATCCCGATCGGCATTTCCTGCCGGCTCTGCCCGCGCGACGATTGCGACCAGCGCGCCTTCCCGCCAGCCGACCGCGACATCGCGGTCGACCCCGATCTCCGCGGGACGGTGCCATACCGGGTGGTCTAG
- a CDS encoding DMT family transporter, whose amino-acid sequence MQDNPAPTSRATLNAYFFLAIVMLFWAGNAIVGRAVRDDIPPFTLALVRWAGATAILMPFAWQRLRADAPVLRANWRIVLVLGLLGVAAFNAFLYSGLRHTTATNSMLIQAGIPAMVVLFARLIFRERAALLQVLGVIASTIGVGWVVSRGDLATLLHLQLGTGDLLILCAIVAWSLYTVLLRLRPDVDPLSFLAATFVIATLTMLPLAAQEWLNGASVTWRPSTIGAFAYVAVLPSLIAYSLYNRAVGTLGAGRAGQMIALMPLFGALLAALLLGEALHAFHFWGMAFIVAGILLSAIAGRGGPVKD is encoded by the coding sequence ATGCAAGACAACCCCGCCCCGACCTCGCGCGCCACTCTCAACGCCTATTTCTTCCTCGCCATCGTCATGTTGTTCTGGGCCGGGAACGCGATCGTCGGGCGCGCCGTGCGCGATGATATCCCGCCTTTCACCCTCGCGCTGGTGCGCTGGGCCGGGGCTACCGCGATCCTGATGCCGTTCGCCTGGCAACGGCTGCGCGCCGATGCGCCCGTGCTGCGCGCGAACTGGCGGATCGTGCTGGTCCTCGGGCTGCTCGGCGTCGCCGCGTTCAACGCCTTCCTCTATTCCGGCCTGCGCCACACCACCGCGACCAATTCGATGCTGATCCAGGCAGGTATCCCGGCAATGGTCGTGCTGTTCGCACGCCTGATCTTTCGTGAACGGGCGGCGTTGCTTCAGGTTCTCGGCGTCATCGCCTCGACGATCGGCGTAGGCTGGGTCGTCTCGCGGGGCGACCTCGCGACCCTGCTCCATCTCCAGCTCGGCACGGGGGACTTGCTGATCCTCTGCGCGATCGTGGCGTGGTCGCTTTATACCGTATTGCTGCGGCTCAGGCCCGATGTCGATCCGCTGAGCTTCCTCGCGGCCACCTTCGTCATCGCCACGCTCACCATGCTGCCGCTGGCGGCGCAGGAATGGTTGAACGGCGCCTCGGTCACCTGGCGTCCCTCGACGATCGGCGCCTTCGCCTATGTCGCGGTGCTGCCGTCGCTGATCGCTTATTCGCTCTACAATCGAGCGGTCGGCACGCTCGGCGCTGGCCGGGCCGGACAGATGATCGCGCTGATGCCACTGTTCGGCGCCCTGCTCGCCGCCCTTCTGCTCGGCGAGGCACTCCACGCCTTCCACTTCTGGGGCATGGCGTTCATCGTCGCCGGCATCCTGCTCTCGGCGATCGCCGGACGAGGCGGCCCGGTCAAGGACTGA
- a CDS encoding pentapeptide repeat-containing protein — protein MQKSDTRQKPLLSPNMICIAQDATSSTFSNITAGHSIFGASSFFNSAFHRSNFESAHFSACEFDGAVIENCSLRAVQLKNCDVDGLVIDGINIGSLLKLLLVK, from the coding sequence ATGCAAAAAAGCGACACCCGGCAAAAACCTTTATTATCCCCCAATATGATCTGCATTGCACAGGATGCAACCAGCTCTACCTTCAGCAACATCACGGCGGGGCACTCCATTTTCGGAGCGTCAAGCTTCTTCAACTCCGCCTTTCATCGCAGCAATTTCGAAAGCGCCCATTTCAGCGCCTGCGAATTCGACGGCGCCGTCATTGAGAATTGCTCGCTGCGCGCCGTGCAATTGAAGAATTGCGATGTCGATGGGCTGGTGATCGACGGCATCAACATTGGCTCGCTGCTTAAACTTCTGCTCGTGAAATAA